One genomic segment of Capricornis sumatraensis isolate serow.1 chromosome X, serow.2, whole genome shotgun sequence includes these proteins:
- the PABPC5 gene encoding polyadenylate-binding protein 5, producing MGSGEPNPAGKKKKYLKAALYVGDLDPDVTEDMLYKKFRPAGPLRFTRICRDPVTRSPLGYGYVNFRFPADAEWALNTMNFDLINGKPFRLMWSQPDDRLRKSGIGNIFIKNLDKSIDNRALFYLFSAFGSILSCKVVCDDNGSKGYAYVHFDSLAAANRAIWHMNGVRLNNRQVYVGRFKFPEERAAEVRTRDRATFTNVFVKNFGDDMDDDKLKELFSEYGPTESVKVIRDASGKSKGFGFVRYETHEAAQKAVLDLHGKSIDGKVLYVGRAQKKIERLAELRRRFERLRLKEKTRPPGVPIYIKNLDETIDDEKLKEEFSSFGSISRAKVMVEVEQGKGFGVVCFASFEEATKAVDEMNGRIVGSKPLQVTLGQARRRW from the coding sequence atggggagtggggagcctaATCCTGCtggcaagaaaaagaagtacCTCAAGGCTGCCCTGTATGTGGGTGACTTGGACCCAGATGTTACCGAGGACATGTTATATAAAAAGTTCAGGCCTGCTGGACCTCTGCGCTTCACCCGAATCTGCCGTGACCCAGTGACCCGCAGCCCCCTGGGCTATGGCTACGTTAACTTCCGCTTTCCTGCGGATGCTGAGTGGGCACTGAACACGATGAATTTTGATTTGATTAATGGCAAACCATTCCGTCTAATGTGGTCTCAGCCAGATGACCGCTTAAGAAAGTCTGGAATTGGAAATATATTCATCAAAAACCTGGACAAATCCATTGACAACAGGGCCCTTTTTTATCTGTTTTCAGCTTTTGGGAGCATTCTCTCCTGCAAAGTCGTATGCGATGACAATGGCTCTAAGGGTTATGCCTATGTGCACTTTGACAGCCTGGCCGCTGCCAATAGGGCCATCTGGCACATGAACGGAGTGCGGCTCAACAACCGCCAGGTGTACGTCGGCCGATTCAAATTTCCGGAAGAGAGGGCTGCTGAAGTTAGAACTAGggacagagcgactttcactaatGTTTTCGTTAAAAACTTTGGAGATGACATGGATGACGACAAACTGAAGGAACTTTTCAGTGAGTATGGGCCAACTGAGAGTGTTAAGGTAATAAGAGATGCCAGTGGGAAATCAAAAGGCTTTGGATTTGTGAGATATGAGACACATGAGGCTGCCCAAAAGGCTGTGTTAGATCTGCATGGAAAGTCTATCGATGGGAAAGTGCTCTATGTAGGGCGAGCACAGAAGAAAATTGAACGTCTTGCTGAGTTAAGGAGAAGATTTGAGCGGctgagattaaaagaaaaaactcgGCCTCCGGGGGTGCCTATCTATATTAAGAACCTGGACGAGACCATTGatgatgaaaaactgaaggaggaattttcttcctttggatCAATTAGTCGGGCCAAAGTGATGGTGGAGGTGGAGCAAGGCAAAGGGTTTGGTGTTGTCTGCTTCGCCTCTTTTGAAGAGGCTACCAAAGCAGTAGATGAGATGAATGGTCGCATAGTGGGCTCCAAGCCCCTGCAAGTCACTCTGGGCCAGGCCAGGCGCAGGTGGTGA